A region from the Devosia lucknowensis genome encodes:
- a CDS encoding 2-keto-4-pentenoate hydratase: MKTLADLATALLEAHDGGPLVGPVAEELVPADLDVVYAVQNEIISQIGAVGGWKVAAGLGHPPLCSPIPAKRFFGSGDRIDAEHHRIFLAEIEVAVRLGADLPAGATIDDVEAAIASIHPAIELVGNPFVDRAATPRNLQLADLQSNGAVVVGNEVDRGITAALDTLAVVLELDGKAVHSVEKGASWTDTLTAIAWLATHAHQRGLPLRAGQVIITGARALLKLDGATDVAGILGDHGRVDCRL, from the coding sequence ATGAAGACCCTTGCCGATCTCGCGACCGCACTGCTCGAGGCTCATGACGGAGGGCCGCTGGTCGGTCCGGTCGCCGAAGAACTCGTTCCTGCCGACCTCGACGTCGTCTACGCCGTCCAGAACGAGATCATTTCCCAGATCGGCGCCGTCGGTGGGTGGAAGGTGGCTGCCGGCCTGGGGCATCCGCCACTCTGTTCGCCGATCCCGGCTAAGCGCTTCTTCGGATCGGGCGATCGCATCGATGCCGAGCACCACCGCATCTTCCTGGCGGAGATCGAGGTCGCGGTGCGCCTGGGCGCCGATCTTCCAGCCGGCGCCACGATCGACGATGTCGAGGCCGCCATTGCCAGCATTCACCCGGCCATCGAGCTTGTCGGCAACCCCTTTGTGGACCGCGCTGCGACACCGCGAAACCTGCAGCTGGCCGACCTGCAATCGAACGGGGCGGTGGTGGTCGGCAACGAAGTGGACCGCGGCATCACTGCGGCGCTCGATACCCTCGCTGTCGTGCTGGAGCTCGACGGCAAGGCGGTCCACAGTGTCGAGAAGGGCGCGAGCTGGACGGATACGCTGACGGCCATCGCATGGCTTGCCACGCATGCCCACCAGCGCGGCCTGCCGCTCCGCGCCGGCCAGGTGATCATCACAGGTGCACGTGCCTTGCTCAAGCTCGACGGCGCCACCGATGTCGCGGGCATTCTCGGGGACCACGGCCGGGTCGACTGCAGGCTCTGA
- a CDS encoding DeoR/GlpR family DNA-binding transcription regulator produces MTPSMRQAKIVELARQQGEVTVDQLVAAFDVTPQTIRKDLNILCDRGALKRTHGGAMHPSGVENVEYEARRQMAPAEKRAIGKAAAALIPDHASLFINIGTTTEAVAQALADHRGLMVITNNINVANHLRIVPSVEVVISGGVVRPSDGGIVGEAAVDFIRQFKVDYAVIGVSAIDPDGALLDYDFREVKVAQAIIANARHVIVVSDQSKFTRTAPVRIGHLSQAHSFITDFCPLDSIRKVCADREIQLIETGTA; encoded by the coding sequence ATGACGCCATCGATGCGCCAGGCGAAGATCGTCGAGCTGGCGCGCCAGCAGGGCGAAGTCACGGTGGACCAGCTCGTCGCCGCCTTTGACGTGACGCCGCAGACCATTCGCAAGGACCTCAACATCCTTTGCGATCGCGGCGCCCTCAAGCGCACGCATGGCGGCGCCATGCATCCTTCGGGCGTCGAGAATGTCGAATACGAGGCCCGCCGCCAGATGGCCCCGGCGGAAAAACGAGCGATCGGCAAGGCTGCCGCAGCGCTGATCCCCGATCATGCCTCGCTGTTCATCAATATCGGCACCACCACCGAAGCGGTCGCCCAGGCCCTGGCCGACCATCGCGGCCTCATGGTCATCACCAACAACATCAATGTTGCCAACCACCTGCGTATCGTGCCCTCGGTAGAGGTGGTGATCTCGGGTGGCGTGGTCCGCCCCAGCGATGGCGGTATCGTCGGGGAAGCGGCAGTCGATTTCATCCGCCAGTTCAAGGTGGACTACGCCGTGATCGGCGTCTCCGCCATCGACCCCGACGGCGCCCTTCTCGACTACGATTTCCGCGAAGTGAAAGTGGCCCAGGCGATCATTGCCAATGCCCGGCATGTCATCGTGGTGTCGGACCAGTCCAAATTTACCCGCACGGCGCCGGTGCGGATCGGCCACCTGTCGCAAGCGCATAGTTTCATCACCGACTTCTGCCCCCTCGACTCCATCCGCAAGGTCTGCGCCGACAGGGAAATCCAGCTCATCGAAACAGGCACTGCCTGA
- a CDS encoding M81 family metallopeptidase, producing the protein MRIAVAGLHIECSTYNPVLNRAADFRVLRGPSMIRDQYFDFLTHFPAEFITLLHARAIAGGPVERETYEAWKREILTGLEAAMPLDGVYLPMHGAMFVEGLFDAEGDFITAVREAVGPDVLISASYDLHGNVSQRIVDALDMFSTYRTAPHIDVQDTMRRAVTMLVRALRSGERPLLAWAPVAVLLPGERTSTQDEPARTFYSQLHEVEEPSGIWDASFQVGYVWADEPRATACAVVTGTDRAAMEAAAARLAQNYWDIREGFVFGMETGSIAECVARAVASETYPVVLAESGDNPTGGGVGDRAEVLAELIRQRATGVIMAGITDKAATDAAYAAGVGARVNLHIGASLDPSSAPVDTETEVIFLAEVTELRLREAVVRIGGIDLVLTARRRPFHNIVDFTRLGLDPHGAKIITVKSGYLSPELGPIANPGIMALSPGVVDQFVERTERKHMLRPSYPFDRDFAFTPQVKWSKRAG; encoded by the coding sequence ATGCGTATTGCCGTCGCCGGACTGCATATCGAGTGCAGCACCTATAACCCCGTGCTCAACCGCGCCGCGGACTTCCGCGTGCTGCGCGGCCCATCGATGATCAGGGATCAGTACTTCGATTTCCTGACGCATTTCCCGGCCGAATTCATCACCCTGTTGCATGCGCGCGCCATTGCCGGAGGGCCGGTCGAGCGCGAAACGTACGAGGCCTGGAAGCGCGAAATCCTGACGGGCCTCGAGGCCGCCATGCCGCTCGACGGGGTCTACCTGCCCATGCATGGCGCGATGTTCGTCGAGGGACTTTTCGACGCCGAAGGAGACTTCATCACCGCAGTGCGAGAGGCCGTCGGACCCGATGTGCTGATTTCAGCTTCCTATGATCTGCATGGCAATGTCAGCCAGCGGATCGTTGACGCACTCGACATGTTTTCGACCTATCGCACCGCGCCGCATATCGACGTGCAGGACACGATGCGGCGCGCGGTGACCATGCTGGTGCGGGCGCTGCGCTCAGGCGAACGGCCGCTTCTGGCGTGGGCACCGGTGGCGGTGCTGCTGCCCGGCGAGCGAACCTCGACGCAGGATGAACCGGCACGGACATTCTACTCGCAACTCCATGAGGTCGAGGAGCCGTCCGGCATATGGGACGCAAGCTTCCAGGTGGGCTATGTGTGGGCGGACGAACCGCGCGCCACCGCCTGCGCGGTGGTGACGGGCACGGATCGGGCCGCGATGGAAGCGGCTGCCGCCCGGCTGGCGCAGAACTATTGGGATATCCGTGAGGGTTTCGTGTTCGGAATGGAGACCGGTTCGATTGCCGAGTGCGTGGCGCGCGCCGTTGCCAGCGAGACCTATCCGGTGGTGCTGGCCGAATCCGGCGACAATCCCACTGGCGGCGGCGTCGGCGATCGTGCCGAAGTCCTTGCCGAACTGATCCGCCAGCGCGCCACCGGCGTGATCATGGCCGGTATCACCGACAAGGCCGCGACCGATGCGGCCTATGCGGCGGGGGTTGGCGCGCGCGTAAACCTCCATATCGGGGCAAGCCTCGATCCATCCAGCGCGCCTGTCGATACCGAAACGGAGGTGATCTTCCTTGCCGAAGTCACCGAACTGCGGCTTCGCGAAGCCGTGGTGCGCATCGGCGGCATCGACCTGGTGCTCACCGCCCGCCGCCGGCCCTTCCACAATATCGTGGATTTCACCCGGCTCGGCCTCGATCCGCATGGCGCGAAGATCATCACGGTCAAATCTGGCTACCTGTCGCCCGAGCTCGGGCCCATCGCCAATCCGGGCATTATGGCCCTGTCGCCGGGCGTGGTGGACCAGTTCGTCGAACGGACCGAACGCAAGCATATGCTGCGGCCGAGCTATCCGTTCGATCGGGATTTTGCGTTTACGCCGCAAGTGAAGTGGTCGAAGAGGGCCGGGTAG